The following proteins are encoded in a genomic region of Bosea beijingensis:
- a CDS encoding glutamate synthase subunit beta — translation MGKVTGFLEFDRQEQKYQLAGDRIRHFREFTLPLEERDIKKQAARCMDCGIPFCHGPTGCPVHNQIPDWNELVYSGGWEDALRNLHSTNNFPEFTGRICPAPCEEACTLNLENMPVTIKTIEQAIADKGWEEGWIAPEIPAKRTGKRIAIVGSGPAGMAAAQQLARVGHDVHLYEREAKAGGLLRYGIPDFKMEKKHIDRRVKQMEAEGVTFHYNANIGVTLPFATLMAEHDAVLMTGGAEAPRDPGLPDTNLAGVHYAMPYLTQQNKRVGGEDVSNEAPISAAGKHVVVVGGGDTASDCVGTAFRQGALSVTQLDIRPMAPELEDKLTVWPYWPTKFRTSSSQAEGAEREFQAATLGLEGRNGRLTGVKCARVDEKRKPVPGSEFVLQADLCFLAIGFAGSVIEGMIAQSGVGVDKRANVVANDRDYKTSVGKVFVAGDMRRGQSLVVWAIREGRQAAHAIDKELMGATILPV, via the coding sequence ATGGGCAAGGTCACGGGCTTTCTCGAATTCGACCGGCAGGAGCAGAAATATCAGCTCGCCGGCGACCGCATTCGCCACTTCCGCGAGTTCACGCTTCCCCTGGAGGAGCGCGACATCAAGAAGCAGGCGGCGCGCTGCATGGATTGCGGTATCCCGTTCTGCCATGGGCCGACCGGCTGCCCGGTGCATAACCAGATTCCGGACTGGAACGAGCTGGTCTATTCCGGCGGCTGGGAGGATGCCTTGCGCAACCTCCACTCCACCAACAACTTCCCGGAATTCACCGGCCGCATCTGCCCGGCGCCTTGCGAGGAAGCCTGCACGCTCAACCTCGAAAACATGCCGGTGACGATCAAGACGATCGAGCAGGCGATCGCCGACAAGGGCTGGGAAGAGGGCTGGATCGCGCCGGAAATCCCGGCCAAGCGCACCGGCAAGCGCATCGCCATCGTCGGCTCCGGTCCTGCCGGGATGGCCGCGGCGCAACAGCTCGCCCGCGTCGGGCACGATGTCCATCTCTATGAGCGCGAGGCCAAGGCCGGCGGCCTGCTGCGCTACGGCATCCCCGACTTCAAGATGGAGAAGAAGCATATCGACCGCCGGGTGAAGCAGATGGAGGCGGAAGGCGTGACCTTCCACTACAATGCCAATATCGGCGTGACCCTGCCCTTCGCCACGCTGATGGCCGAGCATGACGCGGTGCTGATGACAGGCGGCGCCGAAGCGCCGCGCGATCCGGGCCTGCCGGACACCAACCTTGCCGGCGTCCACTACGCGATGCCGTACCTGACCCAGCAGAACAAGCGCGTCGGCGGCGAGGATGTTTCGAACGAGGCGCCGATCAGTGCCGCCGGCAAGCATGTCGTCGTGGTCGGCGGCGGCGATACCGCTTCGGACTGCGTCGGCACCGCCTTCCGGCAGGGGGCGCTCTCGGTGACGCAGCTCGACATCCGGCCGATGGCGCCGGAGCTGGAGGACAAGCTCACCGTCTGGCCGTACTGGCCGACCAAGTTCCGCACCTCGTCCTCGCAGGCCGAGGGGGCCGAGCGCGAGTTCCAGGCGGCGACGCTTGGCCTCGAAGGCCGCAACGGCCGGCTCACCGGCGTGAAATGCGCCCGCGTCGACGAGAAGCGAAAGCCCGTTCCCGGCAGCGAATTCGTGCTCCAGGCCGATCTCTGCTTCCTCGCCATCGGCTTCGCCGGATCGGTGATCGAGGGCATGATCGCGCAATCGGGCGTAGGCGTAGACAAGCGTGCCAACGTCGTCGCCAATGACCGCGACTACAAGACCAGCGTCGGCAAGGTCTTCGTCGCCGGTGACATGCGTCGCGGCCAGTCGCTGGTGGTCTGGGCGATCCGCGAGGGCCGCCAGGCGGCCCATGCCATCGACAAGGAGCTGATGGGCGCGACGATCCTGCCGGTGTGA